A portion of the Fusobacterium perfoetens ATCC 29250 genome contains these proteins:
- a CDS encoding sigma-70 family RNA polymerase sigma factor, with protein MEEKDLVAIYLNDIKKYKILSKEEEEELLLKIKKGDLEAKNQLIVSNLRLVVSIAKNYMNKKMSFIDLISEGNFGLIHAVEKFDMNKGYRFSTYAVWWIKQSITKALINKGREIRIPSYKYDIYNKINKFVLEEVSKTGEYPTNEEIAQKLDLKLKTVEEANIDFQEIMSLNEEIGDNIYLEDTLAIQDDIDIEKEFINKMGREKVKKMVNDLNIREREILKRRYGLDGYDIHTLEEIGETFSITRERVRQLEKKTLAKLRKKYNKETYKNLFI; from the coding sequence ATGGAAGAAAAAGATTTAGTGGCTATTTATCTAAATGATATAAAAAAATATAAGATTTTATCTAAAGAAGAAGAAGAAGAATTACTTTTAAAAATAAAAAAGGGAGATTTAGAAGCTAAAAATCAATTAATAGTTTCTAATTTACGTCTTGTAGTCAGTATTGCCAAAAATTATATGAATAAAAAAATGTCTTTTATAGATTTAATCAGTGAGGGAAACTTTGGACTTATCCATGCTGTTGAAAAATTTGATATGAATAAAGGTTATCGTTTTTCTACTTATGCTGTATGGTGGATAAAACAATCTATCACAAAAGCTCTCATTAATAAAGGGCGAGAAATCAGAATCCCTTCATATAAATATGATATTTATAATAAGATAAATAAATTTGTTTTAGAAGAAGTTTCAAAAACAGGTGAATACCCTACAAATGAAGAAATTGCCCAAAAATTAGATTTAAAATTAAAAACTGTAGAAGAAGCTAATATTGATTTTCAAGAAATAATGTCACTAAATGAAGAAATAGGAGACAATATCTATTTAGAAGATACTTTAGCTATCCAAGATGATATAGATATAGAAAAAGAATTTATAAATAAAATGGGTAGAGAAAAAGTTAAAAAAATGGTAAATGATTTAAATATTCGAGAAAGAGAAATATTAAAAAGAAGATATGGTCTTGATGGTTATGACATCCATACTCTTGAAGAAATAGGAGAAACTTTTAGTATCACTAGAGAAAGAGTAAGACAATTAGAGAAAAAAACTTTAGCAAAACTTAGAAAAAAATATAATAAAGAAACATATAAAAATCTTTTTATTTAA
- a CDS encoding iron-containing alcohol dehydrogenase — translation MYNFVYNIPTKIYFGGNQISNLGKELKKFGNRVLLCYGGGSIKKIGLYDEVVEEIKKAGLELFELNGIEPNPRVTSVKAGAEICKREKIDVLLAVGGGSVIDCTKAIGAATFYDGDPWDLVIGKAKIEKALPLVSILTLSATGSEMDIFGVISNMDSNDKVGFASKEVLPKVSFLDPKNTFTVSPYQTACGSVDILSHIIETYFNQEESMYMLDTFMEGMMKTVIKYAPIAMKDPKNEEARANLMWTSSWAINGFVSACQTCTWTCHPIEHQLSAYYDITHGLGLGILTPRWMKYILDETNVERFYNFGVNVFGIDKNLESMEVANKSIEMLEKFLFEELGLKKHLSDLGIDETHFEIMAKKACNDGILKGFKPLNQKDIENIYKMCL, via the coding sequence ATGTATAATTTCGTTTACAACATACCAACAAAAATTTATTTTGGAGGAAATCAAATTTCTAATCTTGGAAAAGAATTAAAAAAATTTGGAAACAGAGTACTTCTTTGTTATGGTGGAGGAAGTATTAAGAAAATAGGACTTTATGATGAAGTAGTAGAAGAGATAAAAAAAGCTGGATTAGAATTATTTGAATTAAATGGAATAGAACCAAACCCTCGTGTTACATCTGTAAAAGCTGGAGCTGAAATTTGTAAAAGAGAAAAAATAGATGTGCTTTTAGCCGTTGGTGGTGGAAGTGTTATTGACTGTACAAAAGCCATTGGAGCAGCAACTTTCTATGATGGTGACCCTTGGGATTTAGTAATAGGAAAAGCAAAAATTGAAAAAGCCTTACCTCTTGTATCTATTCTTACTCTTTCAGCAACAGGTTCTGAAATGGATATTTTCGGAGTAATTAGTAATATGGATAGTAATGACAAAGTTGGTTTTGCTTCAAAAGAAGTTTTACCAAAAGTTTCTTTCCTAGACCCAAAAAATACTTTTACAGTTTCACCTTATCAAACAGCTTGTGGTTCTGTTGATATCCTTTCTCATATAATTGAAACATATTTTAATCAAGAAGAAAGTATGTACATGTTAGATACTTTTATGGAAGGAATGATGAAAACAGTTATAAAATATGCACCTATTGCTATGAAAGACCCAAAAAATGAAGAAGCTAGAGCAAACTTAATGTGGACATCTTCTTGGGCAATCAATGGATTTGTAAGTGCTTGTCAAACTTGTACTTGGACTTGTCACCCAATAGAACATCAACTTTCAGCATATTATGACATAACTCATGGACTTGGTTTAGGAATTCTTACCCCTCGTTGGATGAAATATATTTTAGATGAAACTAATGTAGAACGTTTCTATAATTTCGGAGTAAATGTATTTGGAATTGATAAAAACTTAGAGTCTATGGAAGTTGCAAATAAAAGTATTGAAATGTTAGAAAAATTCCTATTTGAAGAGTTAGGACTTAAAAAACATCTTAGTGATTTAGGAATTGATGAAACTCATTTTGAAATAATGGCTAAAAAAGCTTGTAATGATGGAATATTAAAAGGATTTAAACCACTTAACCAAAAAGATATAGAAAATATCTATAAAATGTGTTTATAA
- a CDS encoding NAD(P)H-dependent glycerol-3-phosphate dehydrogenase — MEKIVVVGAGSWGNALALTLAKKNSYEVYMWEYNKERAEELEKNRENELLPGVKFPDNLHVTNEKNDLLKDAKVVVFSIPSQALRGVVAQFSDQMRSDLLIVNTGKGLEISTGMRLSEVIKDEILGKYHNNIVVLSGPTHAEEVALNLPTTIVAAGKYENAKKIQEIFNTNTFRVYVNEDMLGVELGGAVKNCLALGAGIADGMGFGDNTKAALITRGIKEMIRFGERCGANPETFNGLAGIGDLIVTCASKHSRNRYVGEKLGKGEKLSDILKGMKMVAEGVPTVKAVYEKAKELQVSMPITEAIYKVIYEDKKATEMVEELMTRELKEEF; from the coding sequence ATGGAAAAAATAGTAGTTGTTGGAGCAGGAAGTTGGGGTAATGCACTGGCATTGACACTGGCTAAAAAAAATTCTTATGAAGTTTATATGTGGGAATATAATAAAGAAAGGGCAGAGGAATTAGAAAAAAATAGAGAAAATGAACTTTTGCCAGGTGTAAAATTTCCAGATAATTTACATGTGACAAATGAGAAAAATGATTTACTTAAAGATGCAAAAGTTGTAGTATTTTCAATACCATCACAAGCGTTAAGAGGTGTTGTAGCTCAATTCTCAGACCAAATGAGAAGTGATTTACTAATAGTAAATACAGGAAAAGGGCTTGAAATATCTACAGGAATGAGATTATCAGAAGTTATAAAAGATGAAATTTTAGGAAAATATCACAATAATATAGTTGTATTATCAGGACCTACCCATGCTGAAGAGGTAGCTCTAAATTTACCAACAACAATTGTTGCAGCTGGTAAATATGAAAATGCTAAAAAAATTCAAGAAATTTTTAATACAAATACATTTAGAGTATATGTAAATGAAGATATGCTTGGAGTAGAATTAGGTGGAGCTGTTAAAAACTGTCTTGCTCTAGGGGCTGGTATAGCTGATGGAATGGGATTTGGTGATAATACAAAAGCTGCTCTTATAACTAGAGGAATAAAAGAGATGATAAGATTTGGAGAAAGATGTGGAGCTAATCCTGAAACTTTCAATGGTCTTGCAGGAATAGGAGATTTAATAGTTACTTGTGCTAGTAAACATAGTAGAAATAGATATGTAGGAGAAAAATTAGGAAAAGGAGAAAAATTATCTGATATTTTAAAAGGAATGAAGATGGTTGCTGAAGGAGTACCAACAGTTAAAGCTGTTTACGAAAAAGCAAAAGAGTTACAAGTTTCAATGCCTATAACAGAAGCTATTTATAAAGTAATATATGAAGATAAAAAAGCTACTGAAATGGTAGAAGAGTTGATGACTCGTGAATTAAAAGAAGAGTTTTAA
- the dnaN gene encoding DNA polymerase III subunit beta — translation MFVKIDRLQFLKKLRIVEKAISENKVKPIIGCVFIKAQDNKMTFYGTNLEITMISSIEANVIENGIVAFHPELIEEYIKELSDTELSLKVQNGNLIIETEDSATEFSIMNADEYPKLDYSYDGAEKWFTIQGTELLETFEKVKFSAATGSENLAINCIRLEVSDKIARFVTTDTYRMTYLEKPIENQCELEISIPLNSVEAITKLLRVESLEDIKVMYKKNYVYFISGETEIISRIIELSYPNYKGILQGAIYNKKFVIKNSDFCKILKRVQIFVKNNTDTKNGALLEFKNGRLLINGTSSIAKVVEDFPINYEGDNLKISLNVKFLLEFMQNLDNEKDIIIELKEANSSVKIVEEGKEDYIYVVMPLALKS, via the coding sequence ATGTTTGTAAAGATAGATAGACTTCAATTCTTAAAAAAATTAAGAATTGTAGAAAAAGCTATATCTGAAAATAAAGTAAAACCTATAATAGGTTGTGTATTTATAAAGGCTCAAGATAATAAAATGACTTTCTATGGAACAAATCTAGAAATTACTATGATTTCTAGCATAGAAGCAAATGTTATAGAAAATGGTATTGTTGCCTTTCATCCTGAATTAATTGAAGAATATATAAAAGAGTTATCTGATACAGAACTTTCTTTAAAAGTTCAAAATGGGAATCTTATAATAGAAACTGAAGATTCTGCTACAGAGTTTTCTATTATGAATGCTGATGAATATCCAAAATTAGATTATTCTTATGATGGTGCTGAAAAATGGTTTACTATACAAGGTACAGAACTTTTAGAAACTTTTGAAAAAGTAAAATTCTCTGCTGCTACTGGTAGTGAAAATCTTGCTATAAATTGTATAAGACTAGAAGTAAGTGATAAAATTGCTAGATTTGTTACAACTGATACTTATCGTATGACTTATTTAGAAAAACCAATAGAAAATCAATGTGAATTAGAAATAAGTATTCCTCTTAATTCTGTTGAAGCTATAACAAAACTTTTAAGAGTAGAAAGTTTAGAGGATATAAAAGTTATGTATAAGAAAAATTATGTTTATTTCATAAGTGGAGAAACAGAAATTATTTCTAGAATAATAGAACTTTCTTATCCTAATTATAAAGGAATATTACAAGGAGCCATATACAATAAAAAATTTGTAATAAAAAATAGTGATTTTTGCAAAATTTTAAAAAGAGTGCAAATATTTGTAAAAAATAATACAGATACAAAAAATGGTGCTTTATTAGAATTTAAAAATGGAAGATTACTTATAAATGGTACAAGTAGTATTGCAAAAGTAGTAGAAGATTTCCCTATTAATTATGAGGGAGACAATTTAAAAATATCTCTAAATGTTAAATTCTTATTAGAATTTATGCAAAATTTAGATAATGAAAAAGATATAATCATAGAATTAAAAGAGGCTAATAGTTCTGTTAAAATAGTAGAAGAAGGAAAAGAAGATTATATCTATGTGGTTATGCCTCTTGCTCTAAAAAGTTAA
- a CDS encoding Fic family protein, which yields MENYKPLEKLYYKKINIEQEYLKRINDSLCYKSKLEIFPIKNGERNVKKRFLLFYLLLPEIQALQEKIEMNSREISHITFHLPNLIKRACLNDIMVNEIIRTNRIEGVFSTKEEIYNVINSKKITRYSGIVKQYQEIINNNIKTITSPEEIRELYDKIFSEDILKNSENKLDGKLFRISEVYIKDYKEKTVHKGDVTEERILLHLNTLIEFMNEHDVPPLVKACITHYYFEYIHPFYDGNGRFGRLLFSMYLAKKLDIYTGLSLSYAISNEKNNYIKAFLEVANEKNYGELTFFIIGMLNFIIKGQESLIKMFRKKFQKVQRASNYIYALNDIGKTEKDILFLYVQNFIFARNTPLADDRISFYTSINPKPLKIYLLNLTRKGYITKLSNHTLENYPHVRVISSGVKKVFDFL from the coding sequence ATGGAAAATTATAAGCCTTTAGAAAAACTTTATTATAAAAAAATTAATATAGAACAAGAATATTTAAAAAGAATAAATGATAGTTTATGCTATAAGAGTAAATTAGAAATATTTCCTATAAAAAATGGAGAAAGAAATGTTAAAAAAAGATTTTTACTTTTTTATCTTTTACTTCCTGAAATACAGGCATTACAAGAGAAAATAGAAATGAATAGTCGTGAAATTTCACACATAACTTTCCATCTTCCAAATTTAATTAAAAGAGCTTGTCTTAATGATATTATGGTAAATGAAATTATTAGAACAAATAGGATAGAGGGAGTTTTTTCAACTAAAGAAGAAATTTACAATGTTATTAATTCAAAGAAAATAACTCGTTATTCAGGAATAGTAAAACAATATCAAGAGATTATTAATAATAATATAAAAACTATAACTTCTCCTGAAGAAATAAGAGAACTTTATGATAAAATCTTTTCAGAAGATATTTTAAAAAATTCTGAAAACAAATTAGATGGAAAATTATTTAGAATAAGTGAAGTATATATTAAAGATTATAAAGAAAAAACTGTCCATAAAGGTGATGTAACGGAAGAAAGAATATTATTACATCTTAATACTTTAATTGAATTTATGAATGAACATGATGTTCCACCATTAGTAAAAGCATGTATAACACATTATTATTTTGAATATATACATCCTTTTTATGATGGAAATGGAAGATTTGGAAGGCTTCTTTTTTCCATGTATTTAGCAAAAAAATTAGATATTTATACAGGGCTATCTCTTTCTTATGCTATATCTAATGAAAAGAATAATTATATTAAAGCATTTTTAGAAGTAGCAAATGAAAAAAATTATGGAGAACTGACTTTTTTTATAATAGGAATGCTTAATTTTATTATAAAAGGACAAGAAAGTCTTATTAAAATGTTTAGAAAGAAGTTTCAAAAAGTGCAACGAGCTAGTAATTATATTTATGCTTTAAATGATATTGGAAAAACTGAAAAAGATATTTTATTTCTTTATGTTCAAAATTTTATTTTTGCAAGAAATACTCCTTTAGCTGATGATAGAATAAGTTTTTATACTTCGATAAACCCTAAACCATTAAAAATATATTTATTAAATTTGACAAGAAAAGGATATATTACTAAACTTTCTAATCATACATTAGAAAATTATCCACATGTTAGAGTTATATCAAGTGGAGTAAAAAAAGTATTTGATTTTCTATAA
- a CDS encoding toprim domain-containing protein, producing the protein MRYNFKIYGKHLRFEYCPICQKIKLTNPCFDINLENNTYYCYSQGKGGKVEDLKKLGFDFDVRKYKEYKLTKRNNKSLKLNVDFNNLILERKNKFLGDDWIKYLKGRGISNKYLEKFVRLGKNNSMMIPITNGKEVVGIKYRTMDKKIFSEKGSSSDYLLNWNHIFDNSYLIIVEGEIDLLSVIEVGYENVVSIPFGIKNLKAIENQKEWISNFKKIIIATDNDKQGKQGKDKIIELLKNIRSKLYKVDCGKYKDFNEILENEGKEKLKKVIEKAEKIDISLSPFCKGEDGYYLLKNGFEVKITDFLLEIIGYSDNYISGIVKNNGREKEFFCSKVELLSKEGIVKNLGYYLGTTSSISNFWSWIIDENIEKYIEEIKYYGIIDNKFYDSSSKIICDKKDLDIRKIEEIENFTKEEKEWLNKNIIYMRKDTNQSLLGLCWGLGRFHIDSTYPLLEVSGTTSIGKTEYIEFLIRMMFGTRENIKSFSTLTNHQIRAISSCSNITPWAIDEVKISGKSLKDKATDLYSTIRSIYDNKTINQGNLTNKLTEFKLCTPLIISGESELSDVSIKNRMISVYLKKENKSEDEIFFKLKNSEILEKLGKYALNNRLNNGKIIIPQDEVRKKLISVNDERQLYNGMCILTGLKALKDIVNINDEIENNFIKYLDRLLSDYYNVIKNFLELLELVKESGKATNHFYQIKNERHFIRFNLLYKAISEEHYLTNSTLELLDMRTLKKQLIEEKFIINDRIAMRFPKSEISKELTLTRACEIQKNNIFIKGFLEKD; encoded by the coding sequence ATGAGATATAATTTTAAAATCTATGGAAAACATTTAAGATTTGAATACTGCCCTATTTGTCAAAAAATAAAATTAACAAATCCATGCTTTGATATAAATCTTGAAAATAATACTTATTATTGTTATTCACAGGGAAAAGGGGGAAAAGTAGAAGATTTAAAAAAATTAGGTTTTGATTTTGATGTAAGAAAATATAAGGAATATAAATTAACTAAAAGAAACAATAAAAGTTTAAAACTAAATGTTGATTTTAATAATTTAATATTAGAAAGAAAAAATAAATTTTTAGGGGATGATTGGATTAAATATTTAAAAGGGCGAGGAATAAGTAACAAATATTTAGAAAAATTTGTGAGACTTGGTAAAAATAATTCTATGATGATACCTATAACTAATGGAAAAGAGGTAGTTGGAATAAAGTATAGGACTATGGATAAAAAAATTTTTTCAGAAAAGGGAAGTTCATCAGACTATCTTTTAAATTGGAATCATATATTTGATAATTCATATCTTATAATAGTTGAAGGAGAGATTGATTTATTAAGTGTAATAGAAGTAGGATATGAAAATGTTGTAAGTATTCCTTTTGGAATAAAAAATCTTAAAGCTATTGAAAATCAAAAAGAATGGATAAGTAATTTTAAAAAAATTATAATTGCAACAGATAACGATAAACAAGGAAAACAGGGAAAAGATAAAATTATAGAACTTTTAAAAAATATAAGAAGTAAATTATATAAAGTTGATTGTGGTAAATATAAAGATTTTAATGAAATATTAGAAAATGAAGGAAAAGAAAAGCTAAAAAAAGTTATAGAGAAAGCTGAAAAGATAGATATTTCTCTTTCACCATTTTGTAAGGGAGAGGATGGATATTATCTTTTGAAAAATGGATTTGAAGTAAAAATTACTGATTTTCTCTTAGAAATTATAGGTTATTCAGATAATTATATATCAGGAATAGTAAAAAATAATGGAAGAGAAAAAGAATTTTTTTGTAGTAAAGTAGAATTACTTTCAAAAGAGGGGATAGTAAAAAATTTAGGTTATTATTTAGGAACTACTTCGTCAATTTCAAATTTTTGGAGTTGGATTATTGACGAGAATATAGAAAAATATATAGAAGAGATTAAATATTATGGAATAATTGATAATAAATTTTATGATTCATCTTCTAAAATTATTTGTGATAAAAAAGATTTAGATATAAGAAAAATAGAAGAAATAGAAAATTTCACTAAAGAAGAAAAAGAATGGCTTAATAAGAATATTATTTATATGAGAAAGGATACAAATCAAAGTCTTTTAGGGTTATGTTGGGGATTAGGAAGATTTCATATTGATAGTACTTATCCATTATTAGAAGTATCAGGGACAACAAGTATTGGTAAAACAGAATATATAGAATTTTTAATTCGTATGATGTTTGGAACAAGAGAGAATATAAAATCTTTTTCAACACTTACAAATCATCAAATTAGAGCTATTTCTAGTTGCTCAAATATAACACCTTGGGCAATAGATGAGGTAAAGATAAGTGGAAAAAGTCTAAAAGATAAAGCTACAGATTTATATTCTACAATTCGTTCTATATATGATAATAAAACTATAAATCAAGGAAACCTTACAAATAAATTAACAGAGTTTAAACTTTGTACTCCTCTTATAATTTCAGGAGAAAGCGAATTATCAGATGTATCTATAAAAAATAGAATGATATCTGTTTATTTAAAGAAAGAAAATAAAAGTGAAGATGAGATATTTTTTAAATTAAAAAATAGTGAAATTTTAGAAAAATTAGGAAAATATGCACTTAATAATAGATTAAATAATGGTAAAATAATTATTCCACAAGATGAAGTAAGAAAAAAACTTATCAGTGTAAATGACGAAAGACAATTATATAATGGAATGTGTATATTAACAGGGCTTAAAGCCTTAAAAGATATAGTAAATATTAATGATGAGATAGAAAATAATTTTATAAAATATTTAGATAGATTGCTTTCAGATTATTATAATGTTATTAAGAATTTTTTAGAACTTTTAGAACTTGTAAAAGAATCAGGAAAAGCGACTAATCACTTTTATCAAATTAAAAATGAAAGACATTTTATAAGATTTAACCTTTTGTATAAGGCAATATCAGAAGAACATTATCTTACAAATAGTACATTAGAATTATTAGATATGAGAACTTTGAAAAAACAATTAATAGAAGAAAAATTTATAATAAATGACAGAATAGCAATGAGATTTCCTAAAAGTGAAATATCTAAAGAATTAACTTTAACTAGAGCTTGTGAAATTCAAAAAAATAATATTTTTATAAAAGGTTTTTTAGAAAAAGATTAA
- the plsY gene encoding glycerol-3-phosphate 1-O-acyltransferase PlsY produces MKYIFLILLAYFSGSIASGVWIGKTFKGIDIRTVGSKNSGATNAYRNLGAVYGIMTLVIDALKGYLPLVVAQKMEVSDKFIVVVGLVAILGHTFSCFLNFKGGKGVATSLGVFLFLAPKPVGIAVLGFLIVVFTTRYVSLSSIVASVILPIMVLILPVKEGVDKLTLSILSIFIGAFVIYKHKTNISRLLNGTESKIVFKK; encoded by the coding sequence ATAAAATATATTTTTTTAATTTTACTTGCTTATTTTTCAGGTTCTATAGCTAGTGGAGTTTGGATAGGGAAAACTTTTAAAGGGATAGATATAAGAACTGTTGGAAGTAAAAATTCAGGAGCAACTAATGCCTATAGAAATTTAGGGGCAGTTTATGGAATAATGACATTAGTAATTGATGCTTTAAAAGGATATTTACCACTTGTTGTAGCTCAAAAAATGGAAGTGTCTGATAAATTTATAGTTGTTGTAGGTTTAGTAGCAATTTTAGGACATACTTTTTCTTGTTTCCTAAATTTTAAAGGTGGAAAAGGTGTTGCTACAAGTTTAGGAGTATTTTTATTTTTAGCACCAAAACCTGTAGGAATAGCTGTTCTAGGATTTTTAATTGTTGTATTTACTACTAGATATGTTTCACTATCTTCTATAGTGGCATCTGTTATATTACCTATAATGGTATTAATATTACCAGTAAAAGAAGGAGTAGATAAACTAACACTTTCTATATTAAGTATTTTTATAGGAGCGTTTGTTATTTATAAACATAAAACAAATATTTCCAGATTATTAAATGGAACAGAGTCAAAAATAGTATTTAAAAAATAA
- a CDS encoding HsdM family class I SAM-dependent methyltransferase, whose product MSKVKVSRERNVDTKIVPTLLKKLGYKDDDWEADYPLSSGRTTVAADFLVSSNREDTENAINLIIESKKDTEILSNYIDQAVSYGRLVKARYSILINTNEYIVISNNNKKEIMSGKVSNLNKVFIETFKKENYFKRENLVCFSSIQISEAQKIVNTIESVKDFNKILIECQDIIRNNDGLTGSDAFDELSKILFIKIYLENCDKNFVFSTKKILENNKDGINWTKNQFDNVKKEYSLLFEKDESIALKQETVSKIVEKLEKYDLKHTNVDIKGNAYEILLGKTFIGSLGQHFTPRTVVNFMLEMLNPVAMMNDSYIPTIIDPSCGTGGFLVRCLELYLEKAKQLKFDSEKIKQIREKSIYGIDLNPRAAKVTKMNLSLHGDGHGSIYTGNGLEEQKGIEGKKFDIILTNPPFGVQISEEKILKKFSYSKTEKGQVKKSADSTYLFMEHCLNLLNETGKIGIVLPNGILNNSNDKKSRENILKNISIDALISLPNKSFKFAKANACTSILFGNKILNHDKYIFMALPEEIGYERVTQYASEIKQNDFFPILKEYNNYCINKKIYETNDKEYIILSEKPITFLIRRDLVTSKRLDASYYYSEYIFHKHISTNCVRLSIYAKEVERNLLTIKEPIKYIEIKNIVPAIGNICSYSIIENEKERPSRAKRLLQSNEIIAARMTDCEKNVAIVSEQYQNSLATNGFIHLIPIPPMTTECLYYLLRSDFNTQQIRWKSSNTIMPSIYEEEYLNNWMPKLSIEQIKQITKRIKNSIEKLQKSINDFDIEINNKLY is encoded by the coding sequence ATGTCAAAAGTTAAAGTTTCAAGAGAACGTAATGTAGATACTAAAATTGTGCCTACTCTTTTAAAAAAATTAGGTTATAAAGATGATGATTGGGAAGCAGATTATCCTCTTTCTTCGGGAAGAACAACAGTAGCTGCAGATTTTTTAGTTTCATCTAATAGAGAAGATACAGAAAATGCGATTAATTTGATTATTGAATCAAAGAAAGATACAGAAATATTATCTAATTATATTGATCAAGCTGTTTCTTATGGAAGATTAGTAAAAGCGAGATATTCTATTCTAATAAATACAAATGAATATATTGTTATAAGTAATAACAATAAAAAAGAAATAATGTCTGGGAAAGTTTCAAATTTAAATAAAGTTTTTATCGAAACTTTTAAAAAAGAAAATTATTTTAAAAGAGAAAATTTGGTTTGTTTTTCCTCTATTCAAATATCAGAAGCTCAAAAAATAGTTAATACAATAGAAAGTGTAAAAGATTTTAATAAAATCCTTATAGAATGCCAAGATATTATAAGAAATAATGATGGATTAACTGGTTCAGATGCTTTTGATGAATTGAGTAAAATTCTTTTTATAAAGATCTATTTAGAAAATTGTGATAAAAACTTTGTTTTTTCCACAAAAAAAATTTTAGAAAATAATAAGGACGGAATTAATTGGACAAAAAATCAATTTGACAACGTTAAAAAAGAATATTCTTTACTTTTTGAAAAAGATGAATCAATTGCTTTAAAACAAGAAACTGTTTCTAAAATTGTAGAAAAATTAGAAAAATATGATCTTAAACATACAAATGTTGATATTAAAGGAAATGCATATGAAATCCTTTTAGGAAAAACATTTATAGGATCTTTAGGACAACATTTTACTCCAAGAACAGTGGTTAATTTTATGTTAGAAATGTTAAATCCAGTTGCTATGATGAATGATTCATATATACCTACTATTATAGATCCATCTTGTGGAACGGGAGGTTTTTTAGTTCGATGTTTAGAGTTATATTTAGAAAAAGCAAAACAATTAAAATTTGATTCAGAAAAAATTAAACAAATTAGAGAAAAAAGTATATATGGAATAGATTTAAACCCTAGAGCAGCTAAAGTAACTAAAATGAATTTATCATTGCATGGTGATGGGCATGGAAGTATTTATACAGGAAATGGACTTGAAGAACAAAAGGGAATTGAAGGAAAAAAATTTGATATAATTTTAACTAATCCTCCTTTTGGTGTACAAATTAGTGAAGAAAAAATTTTAAAGAAATTTAGTTATTCAAAAACAGAAAAAGGACAAGTTAAAAAAAGTGCAGATAGTACTTATTTATTTATGGAACATTGCTTAAATCTTTTAAATGAAACAGGAAAAATAGGAATAGTTCTTCCTAATGGAATATTAAATAACTCAAATGATAAAAAAAGTAGAGAAAATATTTTAAAAAATATTTCTATTGATGCATTAATTTCATTACCTAACAAATCATTTAAATTTGCTAAAGCTAATGCATGTACTAGTATTTTATTTGGAAATAAGATCTTAAATCATGATAAATATATTTTTATGGCACTTCCTGAAGAAATTGGTTATGAAAGAGTAACACAGTATGCTTCAGAGATTAAACAAAATGATTTTTTTCCTATTTTAAAGGAATATAATAATTATTGCATTAATAAAAAAATTTATGAAACTAATGACAAAGAATATATAATTTTAAGTGAGAAACCTATTACATTTTTAATAAGGCGAGATTTAGTAACTTCAAAAAGATTAGATGCATCATATTACTATTCAGAATATATTTTTCATAAACATATATCCACAAATTGTGTAAGATTATCTATTTATGCTAAAGAGGTAGAAAGAAATTTATTAACAATAAAAGAACCCATAAAATATATAGAAATAAAAAATATTGTACCTGCTATTGGAAATATATGTAGTTATAGTATTATAGAAAATGAAAAAGAAAGGCCATCAAGAGCAAAAAGATTGTTGCAATCGAATGAAATTATTGCTGCTCGTATGACAGATTGTGAAAAAAATGTTGCTATTGTTTCTGAACAATATCAAAATTCATTAGCAACTAATGGATTTATTCATTTAATTCCTATTCCACCAATGACAACAGAATGTTTATATTATTTATTAAGAAGTGATTTTAATACACAACAAATTAGATGGAAATCATCAAATACAATTATGCCAAGTATATATGAAGAAGAATATTTGAATAATTGGATGCCAAAATTAAGTATAGAACAAATAAAACAAATAACAAAAAGAATAAAAAATAGTATTGAAAAGTTACAGAAGTCTATAAATGATTTTGATATTGAAATTAATAATAAATTATATTAA